From the Geotrypetes seraphini chromosome 8, aGeoSer1.1, whole genome shotgun sequence genome, the window tcacTCTCTGCCACTTGTATTAGTAAGAGCCCACATTTCTTAGTGGAATATTTAAATGAGGTGTCATAACCAGAACCTATAGTAAGTGCCCTCTCATGGAATGAACCCCAAAATGAGAAAAGCTGTTAAATCCATTTAGCCCTATATGTGCTTtttaaagtgtgttctgtgtTGGAGACCATATgagccaacttttcagaatgaTCGGGGATACTAAACCCATAAAAATTACACTTCCTTGGACAATGTGAAggcatttgttcaatattgggtgtgctgaagcacccacagagctggcatctATGATGTACATGAGTATGTGTTCATATAGAAAGTACAAAGAAGGTTTGTCAACCAGCGTATACCTCTTGATAAAATACAACATGGTTGGATAGAACTAATACTTTTGTAAGAAGAGATATTCTAAGATTTTCCGGAGAAACCCTCTTCCAGCAGGTGAAGGTAAAATTGCCAGGCAGATAATATAGATTCactcacgtggaggggcattttcgatgggATGTCTAAGTATGATTTTGGATGTTTCTGCAAGCACATCCAAAAGTCAGGTCAAGAAAACGACcactttcaaaactgcaagacatctatccttttttttttttttttttttaaatgacttatCTAGACATTctggtccttaggacatctatctattttggacatttttgaaCATCAAAACTaacaagcccatttggatgtgggcatggccagcattttaatagactggccacatagacatgccaacagagcagtagggcacttTAGGGGGCACGTCTGTGAACTtcgcataaagggtgccaggtacacaacCTCCTTATAGTTTATGATGAGCCTTCCGAATCTCCcccaacctactatacccatctgtctaccagccctatggctcttatggttgcaggtgtcatctatatggcagtacagtagattttgggtgaaatttggtggcctcacactttccactataaatgtacTGGAAAGGGTGatatatgggcctggatcccccctttctatggttcactacattgccatcaggctactccagacacctgcttgcctCTCTATTAGGatttcccataatatctgcaACTGCCATAGAGGCTGGTaagtactgtttctttcacatctttggggggtggaagGAGGTCAGTGACTActaggggagtgtggggggtggtcatgccttcatgcatccagtggtcttctggtcagtttgggtaccttttggcTCAAATAccctttaaaaacaggtctaactctgaacgtctaaatgacaccctggacatcttcaaaaaggtttcatgatctctgcaagacatccaagtcctaagtccccctaatcctgcccaaaacacgcttctaacatgcccccttaagactTGGGCGTACTGGAGGGAAAATGACCTGCAAGACTTCTAAAATATCTGCTTCAAAAatcggcatttggatgttttggtgattaaaatgtccaagtgccactttattgcgtttttttggacatctttctgttttgaaaaagaGCCCCATAGTATTCAAGGGGTTGATAAAGCCAGCCCAAAGGTGCAACTTAGTTGATCAGTTGGCTCCACCCAAACATGTTGCTGGTTTTTGTTATTGACACTTGAATTAAGGTTGATCTGCCCCTGAGTGGCTGTATAGAGTTCATTCATTTGAGTGAAGGCTATTGAATTTCTACATGCTTCAGAGCAGGTAAGCTACCCAggtccagaagggagactttttggccagtgtgGGATCGATAGTCCTGGATTCTGCACATTGAAATCAGGGATGCAGGACCCATTATAAATCAAGACAGAGTTGTCAGAAATCCAGTACTGACTTGAAAATCCCTtttggaactggataacttggaaGTGCTAGATTTTGTGTGTTTGCACATACTTATTGTATGAGTGTGATTGATTTCATACCAGATAATATTATCTTGATATTCCCTGTTTCCTCAAATTTCCCATTAGAAGTATCTTGGATAGAAAAGATTTTACTGTTGATATATGACTGGATGGCCAATTTtaagttaaaattaaagaaaaaataaatacccctccccctcctttacaaaaccgtagcacaatTTATAGCatcagccatggcggtaacagctctgatgctcataggaattctatgagtgttggaactgttaccactgcagccggagctaaaaaccgcactacagttttgtaaaagggggcaagggtaaaataaagaaaaaaactaGAGTTTTCTTGGCTTCTAATAATAAGACGAAAAATAGTTACAATTAAATGGGATTAATTATATTATTATTCCGACAATACAAATTTTAGGGTTCCAATTAAATTGGAATTTATCCATGAAATCACAAGTAAATTCGGTAGTTTGAAAAGGTTTTCTAACGTTATAGAAGTTAAGGTCTATTCGCTCTTATTTTGCttttttagttcaatttttattaaaattttacagAATAATGCAATTCACAAATAGATCATATGTACACTAAGAAAATCTTAGCAGAAACACATCAGTATCTATCCATCCATCCCTCCCTTACCCAAACTCCTCACCCTACCTCCCTCATTCTTATTTTGAACCTTATCCATTTCAATTACCGTATTGGTGCAATCTCTTATTAAGtatcctagattattgcaatataatataCTTAGTGGGTTCCTATAAAAATTTCCAAAAGTTATAAATTATCCAAAATTCTGTAGTGCGTCTGATATTTAATCTGAAGTAATTTGATCATCTTTCCGTTTTTATCagaaattacattggctcccaatacaggcCATGGTATTATTAAAATTGGGATGTGTTTGTTATAGGATCATGTTTGGTTTAGTTCCTTCTTACTTGTATGCtcatctttcattttctttaccAAAAAATCTTTGCAAAATATTACTTATTTCACTTTTTCATCAGTATAGGAATGCAAATATAGAAGATATGTAAACAATCTACTTTCCTACCAAGTGGCCAAATGGGAGACTATAATCCAATTGTCAATTTTACAATCATTCTCCTACATGCATTTTAGTAGATtaatgaaaacttatttatttagtaaatttagaaaatgattattgtatggttttaattgattgtaAATTCAACAATTAATGTGCTTGTTTTAacttttgtaaatcgcatagaacctGCGAGGTATCTGCGattcataaataaagttttatgttatgttaatgatCATTTTTAGTTGGGTTATTTTTTGTGTCAGATATTGTCCATTTGTTCTCAGCCAACACTGATCTCAATACCTCATAAAGCTCTTCATTTTGGCGTCCCCTCTTATGTTTCAAATTTAATCTCAGCCTATACCCTGGCTAGATCCCTACGTTCATTggacactaaggcccggattctgtataggacgcctgggacgggcgtcctatacagaatccgggcctacgCTCGCCCAAAATAAACTTGATTCTGTAACTGAcctccatgttacagacgccggttacagaaccaGGTTACtgtagacgcggccactatacttatcacgacaatggatctccctgccacgctaAGTATAGCGGCTATGGCTGCCAGTCCCCCCACCCCTtcgggcaggaggagttgggctccctcctaccacgATCTATGTGGGGGGTAAGCAGTCTttgggcaggagaggttgggcacgCTCCTGCCACAATTGTTTGGGGGGGTGACTGGCGGCCACAGccacggctgctatacttatcgcagaaGGGAGATCCCTTGTAGCGATATGTGTAGCGGCAGTGTCTACTTACACTGTATGTGTCTCCCGCTTGCCTAGGGAGACAAATACGaccgcctaggttcacctaaggctatgcgtagccttaggcaagcttagacgGTTATgtgggcctctctaggctcccggaggtgccttcaatataggcggcttgCTTGAGGAGCAAAGttttctaaaaatgtgcatcctaattggctggttagacagctgtaggacgcctacagctgcctacaattgggatgcagaGTACAGAATCTGAGCTTAATCGGCTAgtctcccccccacccttccagAGCCTACTATGAATCTACCCAAAATTCAGCGTTTTTCTTTTTATGCCCTAGACTGGAACAATCTTCTTTAATCTGTTAGAGGTTTAACAGTATTTCAAGCTTTTGAAAAGGCATTACAAACTAATTTTTGTGAGCTTGCCTATATATAATCCATCTAGGGACTTTTCATTGGGTTTCTGCATGGgagggtttttgggttttttttaaatttgattgttGTTGAGTGTATATGAGTTTCTCCTATCCTCTTTTAAGAATGAAATTGGAGTTTTTCTCTGTCTTTTAATATagtctgtaaactgctttgaccttCATGGAAAGGTGGTATaacaagtttttaaaataaacaatctCTATTTCTTTACCAGGCGATAACGCTGGACACGAATACATATGGTACAAACCCCTGGTCTGGTTCTGGATCCTGCTTGGAATGGCCTACTTTGCTTCCATTCTTACTATGATTGGCAACTGGCTTCGTGTTCTCTCTCGGAAGACCAGGGCCGAGGTAGGGTTGACTTCCTTAGAATACAGCATGTCAGTGCTCTGTGATCCTTAGCTCACCCTACATTGCTACCAAGGCATAGAATAGCTACATCATGTAGACtaggggcctgttttacaaagctgcgcggcaacaaccccgaagccctttaaatctcaatgggctttggggccattaccgtgctgcagctgctagcgcggctttgtaaaacaggctctaGGTCTTCCATTTATCTCAGTTACCGGACTTCTCTTTCTAGAAggtgaaaataaaaatgagaggGTCAATTATATAATCAAGATCCCTCTCCCCTCCAAAAAAATAGGAGGATTGATAGAATATCCTTGTTCAATTTATCTGCCTCGACATGGGTATGGATAAGAGTAAATAGAACATGATCAGTAGAACCAATGACCTTGTTGCTTCTGTTAGTCAAGAATGCTAAGTCCAGTAATTACGGTATGTTCTAGAATAGGATGAGGTCATCTTAACTTCCTAGCTTACATCTACATTGTTTCCTTCTATACAGATGGGTGGTCTGACTGCACATGCAGCCAACTGGACAGCCAGCATGACAGCTGAGATGAGACTGCCCACTCGGGGGCTAGGAATAAACCTCCCTGATAAGTTGCAAAAGATTGGAACCTTAAAGGGAAAGTCCTCACAAGTCAACCAGGATCAGGAAGCAAAATCACAGGAAGAGGACTATGATGAGTCAGAACAAGAGAAAGATCTGGATATGCTCAGTTACCTGGAGGAAAAGCTGCAGTCCCCAGTCGAGACCAAATGTCCTTCTCCAGACACCCCAAAAAGCAGACGGGTGGAAGAGATCAATCGCCTTAACAATGCCATTGGGCAACAGCCCATTGACTACTTTGGTGAGAACTTGGCTTTCATTGATGAGTCCTCTGACACCCAGAGTGAGAGTAACCTGAAGTTCCGAAATAAGAGGAAGAGAAGGCAGCGCATCCGCAAGATCCCAAAGGAAGCCAATGGGCAGATTGGGGTTCGGGTGGACCTCCTAAGCAGAACCAGAGACAAGGGCGAGAATGTATAGGCCCCGTGTTGGGCAGTTTTCTTCTGTTTTGCAAGGAAGGGAGCAGATATCCAGTGGGATTAATTCTTTGCACTGGATTCTACTGCAACTCATACCAAAGAGTTAGCCTTGATCCCAGAATTCCTTGCACTGACCCTGAAGCCTctggcctgttctttttttttttttatatatattgagTTCTGGCTGACTGATATATGATCTAATAGACTGCTTTCTCTGCTTTTGCTCATAAATCCCTTCCCTGCAGATTGGGTTTTGTCCTAGATTTTCCCACACAGGAGATAAAAAATCAAAAGGAGTGAAACAGACAGTTATGCAGTGTGCAAACAAAGCTAGTCAAGACCTTTGGAGCTTAGTAAAGCTAGGACAAAAGGAATAATGCCAGAAGAACTTTTTATCTGCACTGTCTCACTGGGGATTGGGTGTTCAGGGTGGTTGTGCCTTACAATTACAGAACAACTGAAGCAGTTCTAATTTGATGAGTCATTTGTGGTATGCATCTTCTGAAAAATTACTAAAATCACTGCTGTGTTTACAGGCCCAGTGTGGGGCCACCAGTCAGCTTGGAGCTGGAGCTATTTGATGGGGAAGGAGATGATGGTGCATCATGAGTTTAAAGAAGTCCCAATGCCAGAATCTGTTTACTTATTTAGAACATTTCAGCTCCCCTCAGTAACCACCTGTAAAATCCTGTCATCTTGTAGTGGCCCGTTAGCCTGGATTTGGTCAGACAAGAAGTTTTAGCCACAGTCCAGCACATAGAATTCATTTTTGCAAGAATGCAAAGCTTCCAGCTATAGCTTTCATGATTGACTTCCCTCTGTATATGCTAATTTGTTTTTTCTCTGTTTGATAgcttttttttaacccaaagCAGTCACTCACCCAGTCCAATAAGATGTCCAGTTGACCACATTATTTGCAGCACAGTTGGTTATTATTAACTTTCCCATACACTACTAGAGGGAGTGGAATTGCATGCTCACGGCACAACGAATGCTGTCTTAGAGTTAGCTGTCCCCAGTATACTGTCGTCATTAAATATTTTTGCATTCACAGCTATCTGTTACTCATATTCTTTGCAGATGAGCTGTTCCACCATGTCATACCAGTAGGTCACCTGAGAATGGCATTAAGCAGAGCAAAATTCCAGAGCTTCTTGGAaatatctagagcagtgttcttcaaccgccactccacagaaatttcctgccggtccacagagccaGCATGTGCATAGAGACttagacagtgctcttcagccgccagtcaacggtgtgatcgatgcgtcATTGTCTTTGAGCCGGCTcacctcttcctcagtgctgcagtgcacaaagctgtgggcagtggctcctacgtgcgtcctacgcctgaactggaagccttctctctgatgttgcaacgtcagagggaaggcttccagatgaggcgcggaaCGCGCAATGAGCCGCTGCCcaaggctttgtgcactgcagcacttaggaagagggagccggcccgaagataataccgggggtggcataaaacGGCCATGCAGGAGCAGgctagaaggcaaggcacagcatggagggagggagacaacaacggtagggggaatgcttttattttttaatttagtgatttatttacatctgctgtctgttcaggaagaaatgcatttgtttcttttcctctggggttgtactgcatgcagagtcttgcatcttagggtttgtatatattagtacttttagtttttggtcccatatttgcatggggttatctgtgttctggtaggaatgaatattgagaagcatacagtgtgctttgtgtagtttaattttgtggttaaccattatgtgttgttaatacgattattttgtatgtgtgtgtatatatgaaaaatgaatggaaaaaattgtgttacaattagtactattatggggatggggtctggggcggagattgggtggagatgggcggggtctgactcccgacttagcccagtattcttcaactgccagtccaggaaccggtgccggtccacaaaataattattgtacttctgccggtccataggtgtcaaaaggttgaagaacactgatctagaggtcTACTCTGTGCCTGGACAGGGTTTTTCTTGCTGCAGTATCCTTATAGCATCTCTGATTCCTTTTGTTGGTTCTCAAGTCTGTGACTTTCATTTAATTGTTGGCGCTTTTTCATCATAGTTTCAATCAGAAAATGTTACAGTTTTATCCTCTAGGGcggggtgtcaaatgtcgatcctcgagggccgcaatccagtcgggttttcagcatttccctaatgaatatgcatgagatctattagcatacaattaaagcagtgcatgcaaatagatctcatgcatattcatcggggaaatcctgaaaacctgactggattgcggccctcgaggactgacatttgatacccctgctctagggagtAATTTTTAACTGCACACATATGTAAAAAACAGACACATAGTATAGTTTTTTCTGTGTGGTCTTGGCTGGATTTTTAAAGTGAAAGGAGGCATATAATTCCCTCTTGAATGACTTTACATTTACGTCTCTGCTTGGCACAAATTGTCATGGTTAATGCAAATGCACTAGAATCTTTCAAGACTATGCATGTAAATGAAACCCCTCCTCATTTCCCTCCCTC encodes:
- the KCNK4 gene encoding potassium channel subfamily K member 4, which produces MKKATVFAIFTVVLIYLVTGAIVFQLLEQPFELMQQNTLAVRRSSFLSEHSCVDVEKLDELILQVKEAMGAGVDPVVNITNTTTTFTNWDIGSSFFFAGTIITTIGYGNIAPKTDGGRLFCIFYALVGIPLFGILLAGVGDHLGSSLRKGIGKVESIFLKWRVSPTIVRVISALLFILIGCLLFVLIPTIVFQRVENWTLLEATYFVVITLTTCGFGDYVAGDNAGHEYIWYKPLVWFWILLGMAYFASILTMIGNWLRVLSRKTRAEMGGLTAHAANWTASMTAEMRLPTRGLGINLPDKLQKIGTLKGKSSQVNQDQEAKSQEEDYDESEQEKDLDMLSYLEEKLQSPVETKCPSPDTPKSRRVEEINRLNNAIGQQPIDYFGENLAFIDESSDTQSESNLKFRNKRKRRQRIRKIPKEANGQIGVRVDLLSRTRDKGENV